A single region of the Thermodesulfatator indicus DSM 15286 genome encodes:
- a CDS encoding FAD/NAD(P)-binding protein, translating to MYSLPARIEKIVVETEDGLIKSFYLKPIEGALPLPRPGQFAMLSVPGKGECPIGIASAPHEEYWLFSIFRTGLVTDALHRLPEGTIIGLRGPLGNGYPLEKFREKNIVLIAGGFAITTLRATLVYLLKHRQDYGEVTMIYGARNPGLLLYKNELNEWQKREDLNLYLTVDVEAPGWEGLVGFVPQITEKVAPQGENAVALVCGPPVMIKFTLPILEKLGFSPENIYLSLENRMRCGLGLCRHCNVGPALVCKDGPVFSLSELKRLPPEY from the coding sequence ATGTATTCCTTACCCGCCAGGATTGAAAAAATCGTAGTGGAAACTGAAGACGGCCTTATAAAAAGCTTTTATCTTAAGCCCATTGAAGGGGCTCTTCCCTTACCGCGTCCTGGCCAATTTGCTATGCTTTCCGTTCCGGGCAAAGGGGAATGTCCCATAGGGATTGCCTCAGCCCCCCATGAAGAATACTGGCTATTCAGTATATTTCGCACAGGTCTTGTAACGGACGCCCTTCACCGCTTACCTGAAGGCACAATTATTGGTCTTAGGGGCCCGTTGGGAAATGGTTACCCGTTAGAAAAATTTAGAGAAAAAAATATTGTCCTCATTGCCGGGGGTTTTGCGATAACCACTTTACGGGCCACTTTAGTTTATCTTTTGAAACATCGCCAAGACTATGGCGAAGTAACCATGATTTATGGGGCGAGAAACCCCGGGCTACTCCTTTACAAAAATGAACTTAATGAATGGCAAAAGCGGGAGGATCTAAATTTATATTTAACTGTGGATGTCGAAGCCCCTGGTTGGGAAGGTCTGGTGGGTTTTGTGCCCCAAATTACCGAAAAAGTTGCCCCTCAAGGAGAAAACGCCGTAGCCCTGGTGTGTGGTCCGCCGGTGATGATAAAATTTACCCTGCCGATACTTGAAAAACTTGGCTTTTCTCCTGAAAATATCTATCTATCCCTTGAAAACCGTATGCGTTGCGGTCTTGGCCTTTGCAGGCACTGTAACGTGGGGCCAGCCTTGGTATGTAAGGATGGCCCGGTATTTTCTCTCTCAGAGCTTAAGCGCTTGCCGCCTGAATACTAA
- a CDS encoding bacteriohemerythrin: protein MSFIKWQDEFLTGVSQIDAQHQQLIETLNRLHVLLRNKNPSKEEIDSVLNFLTQYTVDHFGTEEHLMKTTPGFPEDLKERHFKQHRYFIDKVQEFRGVLEDYHQGQNERRHVLDLFAFLSYWLCEHILKIDKETAKYFQKPPEISIQAASA from the coding sequence ATGTCTTTTATCAAATGGCAAGACGAGTTCTTAACCGGTGTCTCCCAAATAGACGCGCAACATCAGCAGTTAATAGAAACCCTTAATCGCCTGCATGTTCTTTTAAGAAATAAAAACCCATCAAAAGAAGAAATAGACAGCGTCCTTAATTTTTTAACCCAATATACCGTTGACCACTTTGGCACTGAAGAACACCTAATGAAAACAACCCCTGGTTTTCCAGAAGATTTAAAAGAGCGTCATTTCAAACAGCACCGTTATTTTATAGATAAAGTTCAGGAATTCCGCGGGGTGTTAGAAGATTATCACCAGGGCCAGAATGAAAGAAGACATGTGCTAGATTTATTCGCCTTCTTAAGTTATTGGCTCTGTGAACATATTCTTAAAATAGACAAAGAAACAGCCAAGTATTTCCAGAAACCGCCAGAAATTAGTATTCAGGCGGCAAGCGCTTAA
- a CDS encoding rhomboid family intramembrane serine protease, with protein MKPKLLFRGNKAEAKRYSLVLLARGIEHEIVPGGKWEIYVGEEAFLKAKEEIRLYEQENKTLIQNQAHNYYSAEAIFWTMAFLGVLNALLLFVEPKEKLLIIGAADNVKFSQGEWWRVFTSLTLHQDFGHLMGNLVFTGLFMFFLRPFLSLGLSWLMIILSGAIGNSWNLALHTERHISIGFSTASFGCLGIISVFLAFQKKSKRLLLAVGFALAFLGFLGSGGTNVDLGAHFLGLLAGVYLGVLWNLFLDKSCNYKFSLIGLVAGFSLLVLAWIWAFLNYSA; from the coding sequence ATGAAGCCAAAATTGTTGTTCCGTGGAAATAAAGCCGAAGCCAAAAGATATTCCTTAGTTTTGCTGGCTAGAGGAATTGAACACGAAATAGTTCCCGGCGGAAAGTGGGAAATTTATGTTGGAGAGGAAGCCTTTTTAAAGGCCAAAGAAGAAATAAGACTTTATGAACAGGAAAATAAAACCTTAATTCAAAATCAAGCCCATAATTATTACAGTGCAGAAGCTATCTTCTGGACAATGGCTTTTTTAGGGGTTTTAAATGCCTTATTACTTTTTGTTGAACCGAAAGAAAAACTATTGATCATAGGTGCTGCAGATAACGTTAAATTTTCTCAAGGTGAATGGTGGAGAGTTTTTACGTCTCTTACCCTTCATCAGGATTTTGGACACTTAATGGGAAATCTGGTATTTACCGGGCTTTTTATGTTTTTTTTGAGGCCTTTTTTATCTCTAGGTCTTTCATGGTTAATGATAATTTTAAGTGGAGCGATTGGAAACAGCTGGAATTTAGCTTTGCACACAGAGAGACATATTTCTATAGGCTTTTCAACGGCTTCTTTTGGATGCTTAGGGATTATAAGTGTTTTTTTAGCCTTTCAAAAAAAATCCAAGCGGTTACTTTTGGCTGTAGGCTTTGCCCTAGCTTTTTTAGGCTTTTTGGGCTCAGGAGGTACAAACGTAGATTTAGGAGCCCATTTTTTAGGGCTTTTAGCAGGAGTTTATTTAGGGGTGCTCTGGAATCTATTTTTGGACAAAAGTTGTAATTATAAATTTTCGTTAATAGGCTTGGTGGCTGGATTTAGTCTTTTAGTCCTTGCCTGGATTTGGGCCTTTTTAAACTATAGCGCTTAG
- a CDS encoding STT3 domain-containing protein, protein MKKIIFLLLLIVIPIVSGLYVRFDDLSIWHKYQKYFYYENRPLFTSYDAFFFARWGKEYLEGKFQTKERDPLRFVPDNYITENVTYPSPIPMESWLGANLARIKNTHIENVALWLTPILSVLFVIPLILYFWKIDLPIAGFSGALRKTDLYINYSYIFKSCFCFSRDF, encoded by the coding sequence ATGAAAAAAATAATTTTTTTACTTTTGTTAATCGTTATTCCTATCGTTTCAGGACTCTATGTCAGATTTGATGATTTAAGTATCTGGCATAAATATCAAAAATATTTTTATTATGAAAATCGCCCTCTCTTCACTAGCTACGACGCTTTTTTCTTTGCTCGTTGGGGAAAAGAATACTTAGAAGGAAAATTCCAGACCAAAGAAAGAGATCCTTTAAGATTCGTTCCTGATAACTATATTACAGAAAACGTCACTTATCCTTCCCCTATCCCTATGGAAAGCTGGTTAGGAGCCAACCTTGCTAGAATAAAAAACACTCATATTGAAAATGTCGCCCTATGGTTAACCCCTATTCTTTCCGTGTTATTTGTAATCCCTCTTATTCTCTATTTTTGGAAGATAGATTTACCTATTGCAGGCTTTAGCGGAGCTTTACGAAAAACTGATCTATATATTAATTATTCTTATATTTTCAAATCCTGTTTTTGTTTTTCACGGGATTTTTAA
- the alaS gene encoding alanine--tRNA ligase → MFLLNKKTGGFPVRYLKGKEIRKLFLDYFAKHGHEIVPSSPLVPADDPTLLFTNAGMVQFKKVFLGQEERPYKRAASCQKCVRAGGKHNDLENVGYTARHHTFFEMLGNFSFGDYFKEEAIYYAWDFLTKVLELPKERLYVTVYKDDDEAFSLWQKIAGLPAERIVRLGEKDNFWAMGDTGPCGPCSEIIFDQGPEVGCGRPDCQVGCDCDRYLELWNLVFMQYERDEKGNLSPLPRPCIDTGMGLERITATIQGVKTNFDCDLFAGLMAKISDLTGFIYGEDKKRDVAFRVIADHSRAAAFLIADGVLPSNEGRGYVLRRIIRRAVRFGRTLGLEKPFLYDTASVVVEEMSDVYPELLRAAQTIEKILVLEEERFRETLERGLALLEEELKKLSQAGQKVIPGAFIFKLYDTYGFPYDIVRDIALERGFELDMLGFEKEMAKQRERSRKAWKGEMAKAPQVFIKLLEKGLGKEFVGYETTEAEAEILAMVKDGQEVEEISAGEKAEAVFSETPFYGEAGGQVGDTGLVIGPEGQAEVTDTYRLGELFIHKLKVKTGKLKKGEKVKLSVFSSRRAAIARHHTATHLLHAALRRLLGDHVHQAGSLVAPERLRFDFTHFEPLTQEEIFALEDLINARVRDNLPVEVKLMSYQEAVKQGAMALFGEKYEDKVRVIRIGSFSMELCGGTHVHRTGDLGFFKIVSESSVSAGVRRIEAVVGEPAVNFVHDLEKEKATLAAKLKVAPAELHKRIDTLLKQLKEAQEEIESLKRQLARGSLEELLSQVKEINGVKLLAAEVTAKDAKTMREMGDFLRNKLGSGVIVLGAAANGKAQLLAMVTKDLKDKVHAGKIIAELAQVVGGRGGGRPDMAQGGGPKGEALKEALIKAEEVVAKMLG, encoded by the coding sequence ATGTTTTTGCTAAACAAAAAAACAGGAGGATTTCCCGTGCGCTATTTGAAAGGGAAAGAGATAAGAAAGCTTTTTTTAGATTACTTTGCCAAACATGGCCACGAAATAGTCCCCAGTTCGCCGCTGGTGCCGGCAGATGACCCTACCCTTCTTTTTACCAACGCCGGAATGGTGCAATTTAAAAAGGTATTTCTTGGCCAGGAAGAAAGGCCATATAAACGGGCGGCCTCCTGCCAAAAATGTGTACGCGCTGGTGGAAAACACAATGACCTTGAAAATGTCGGCTATACCGCCAGGCATCACACTTTTTTTGAAATGCTCGGGAACTTCTCTTTTGGTGACTACTTTAAAGAAGAAGCCATCTATTACGCCTGGGATTTTTTGACCAAAGTGCTTGAGCTTCCCAAAGAGCGCTTATACGTTACGGTCTATAAAGATGACGATGAGGCCTTTTCCCTCTGGCAAAAGATTGCTGGCCTTCCAGCGGAACGCATTGTGCGCTTGGGAGAAAAAGACAATTTCTGGGCCATGGGAGATACTGGCCCCTGCGGCCCGTGTTCAGAGATAATCTTCGACCAGGGGCCTGAAGTTGGTTGTGGCCGCCCTGACTGCCAGGTGGGATGCGATTGTGACCGCTACCTTGAACTCTGGAATCTCGTTTTCATGCAATACGAGCGTGACGAAAAAGGGAATCTCTCTCCACTCCCTCGCCCCTGTATTGATACCGGCATGGGTCTTGAGCGCATCACCGCCACTATTCAGGGAGTTAAAACCAATTTTGACTGCGACCTCTTTGCCGGCCTTATGGCCAAGATTTCAGACTTAACAGGCTTTATCTACGGTGAAGACAAGAAGCGTGATGTGGCCTTTCGCGTAATTGCTGACCATTCTCGCGCGGCGGCCTTTCTCATTGCCGACGGCGTCCTTCCTTCTAACGAAGGCCGTGGCTACGTGCTTAGGCGTATTATCCGACGCGCCGTGCGTTTCGGGAGGACCCTTGGCCTTGAAAAGCCCTTTCTTTACGACACGGCAAGCGTAGTAGTTGAAGAAATGAGCGATGTCTATCCTGAGCTTTTGCGAGCTGCTCAAACCATTGAAAAAATACTGGTGCTTGAGGAAGAACGTTTTAGGGAAACTCTTGAAAGGGGTTTAGCTTTGCTTGAGGAAGAACTAAAGAAACTTTCTCAGGCCGGGCAAAAAGTTATTCCCGGAGCATTTATCTTCAAGCTTTACGATACTTATGGTTTCCCTTACGACATAGTGCGAGACATTGCCCTTGAACGCGGTTTTGAGCTTGACATGCTTGGTTTTGAAAAAGAGATGGCCAAGCAGCGCGAAAGGAGCCGCAAGGCCTGGAAAGGCGAGATGGCCAAAGCTCCACAGGTGTTTATTAAACTCCTTGAAAAGGGCCTGGGCAAAGAGTTTGTAGGCTATGAGACTACCGAGGCCGAAGCGGAAATTCTCGCCATGGTTAAAGACGGCCAGGAGGTAGAAGAAATCTCGGCAGGTGAAAAGGCCGAGGCCGTTTTTTCTGAGACACCTTTTTACGGTGAGGCCGGCGGTCAGGTAGGAGATACCGGGCTTGTAATCGGCCCGGAAGGCCAGGCTGAAGTTACCGACACTTATCGCCTGGGGGAACTATTTATCCACAAGCTTAAGGTAAAAACAGGTAAACTAAAGAAGGGCGAAAAAGTAAAGCTTTCGGTATTTTCTTCACGAAGAGCCGCTATTGCCAGGCACCACACCGCTACTCATCTTTTGCACGCGGCCTTACGCCGCCTACTGGGAGACCATGTGCACCAGGCAGGTTCTCTCGTTGCTCCAGAGCGTTTGCGTTTTGACTTTACTCACTTTGAGCCTCTAACCCAGGAAGAAATTTTTGCCCTGGAAGATCTAATTAACGCCCGCGTAAGAGATAATTTGCCTGTAGAAGTCAAACTCATGAGCTATCAGGAGGCCGTAAAACAGGGAGCCATGGCTCTCTTTGGCGAAAAATATGAAGATAAGGTGCGGGTAATTCGCATAGGTTCTTTTTCCATGGAACTTTGCGGAGGCACCCATGTTCACCGCACCGGCGACCTTGGCTTTTTCAAAATCGTCTCTGAGAGTAGTGTTTCGGCAGGGGTAAGACGTATTGAAGCGGTAGTAGGAGAGCCAGCGGTAAACTTTGTCCATGACTTAGAGAAAGAAAAGGCAACTCTTGCGGCCAAACTAAAAGTCGCGCCAGCTGAACTCCACAAAAGGATTGATACCCTTCTAAAACAGCTAAAAGAAGCTCAGGAAGAAATAGAGTCTTTAAAACGACAGTTAGCTAGAGGAAGTCTGGAAGAGCTCCTCTCACAGGTAAAAGAAATAAACGGCGTGAAACTTTTAGCGGCCGAGGTAACGGCCAAGGACGCCAAGACCATGCGCGAGATGGGAGATTTCTTGCGTAACAAACTGGGTTCCGGAGTAATAGTGCTTGGAGCAGCGGCTAATGGCAAGGCTCAGCTTCTGGCCATGGTTACCAAAGACCTCAAAGATAAAGTACATGCCGGAAAAATTATTGCGGAACTGGCGCAAGTGGTAGGAGGCCGCGGCGGCGGCCGTCCTGACATGGCCCAAGGTGGTGGGCCCAAGGGAGAAGCTTTAAAAGAGGCCCTTATCAAGGCCGAAGAAGTTGTGGCTAAAATGCTAGGATAA
- the nadN gene encoding NAD nucleotidase has translation MSVKIKRLVRPLFLYLLVLNLFVLGGCNLNDFLSISDSGSDNNTAENENFELTVIHLNDIHSHLPEEEKSLYFDGTKTYVQMGGMPRVISKIKSLTETEPNPIVLNAGDMIVGTLYYVLFKGEATAKLLNFINWDAVILGNHEFDNGNEGLKSFLDKLNAPVVSANIIPQEGSILKGYWEPYRIIERQGEKIGIIGIGYSQKTKDSSNPGEDIDFLEEIETARQYVQELENQGVNKIIILSHFGMENDLLLAQEVDGVDVVIDGDSHSLLGDYSEYGLSSQYNQYPQIIEKADGTKVCVASAWQYAYAVGKLHVEFDKNGHVTDCSGVTTILLGDIFKQKDAEGKKVEVDEATRAHILDLIAQSGGKLEVVAPDETALEALSEYISQVEELKNKEIGEAAEFLGHNRIPGDKWDGVSYLPEHGSEIAPLVAKSFYEKVKDADLAIQNAGGVRTYIDQGPITIGEVYTLLPFSNTLFTLELTGAEIKQVLEDALANFEDNGGSTGSFPYAYGIRYKIDMSQPKNQRVYDLEIMNRETHEWSPINPDQTYKVVTNSYIAAGKDGYLTFGKVLEERGGTDTYFGYAETFIEMIEKLSSEGKKLEKLPREEMPVQRFTPNTMKLLSLISGSKASSEINVYDPQSKRLFITNGDENSLDIYDLSNVTAPNLIKSIDLANYGDGINSVAVKNGLVAVAEEVVDSTDDSKQLKGKVIFFDTEGNFKREVTVGYLPDMITFTPDGTKVLVANEGEPNDAYNYDPEGTVGIINLTNDYAYTELDFGGITLTPAKDGTPVRLGGTPTNDQAKDLEPEYIAVAGDYAFVTLQENNAVAKIDLNSNSISLVKSLGRKDYTPGHYTIDIEENGKIEMKNFAGLYGLYQPDGIATYEVNGTLFFITANEGDGRDYDGYSDEKKISKLNLDPSIASSYEEDNDLKVMTDLGDLDNDGEYEELYAFGGRSFSIWDANGDLVWDSGDEFSRIVAQKEPELFNHDEGEMDGRSGNKGVEPEGVVVGKIGDKFYAFIGLERQCSIMVYDITNPQNPQFVYYLPEFNKGNVAPEGLTFVPAEESPNGKPLLIVSFEESGTTAIYQINLGE, from the coding sequence ATGTCAGTCAAAATTAAAAGATTGGTTAGACCTTTATTTCTTTATCTATTGGTTCTTAATCTTTTTGTGTTAGGTGGTTGTAACCTAAACGATTTTTTGAGCATTAGCGACTCTGGTTCTGACAACAACACTGCTGAAAACGAAAATTTTGAACTAACAGTCATTCATCTTAACGACATTCACTCTCATCTTCCCGAAGAGGAAAAAAGTCTTTATTTCGATGGGACAAAAACTTATGTGCAGATGGGAGGGATGCCTAGAGTAATAAGCAAAATTAAGTCTCTTACCGAAACCGAGCCTAATCCCATAGTGCTTAATGCTGGTGATATGATTGTTGGTACACTCTATTATGTACTTTTTAAAGGAGAAGCCACTGCCAAACTACTAAACTTCATTAATTGGGATGCCGTGATACTTGGTAATCATGAATTTGACAACGGAAACGAGGGTCTTAAGTCTTTCCTTGATAAACTTAACGCTCCAGTAGTCAGCGCCAATATTATTCCTCAAGAAGGTAGTATTCTCAAAGGCTACTGGGAGCCTTACCGCATAATTGAACGTCAGGGTGAAAAAATAGGCATAATAGGCATCGGCTATAGTCAAAAAACTAAAGATTCTTCAAATCCTGGAGAAGACATCGATTTTCTTGAAGAAATTGAAACGGCCAGGCAGTATGTCCAGGAATTAGAAAACCAAGGTGTGAATAAAATTATCATTTTAAGTCACTTTGGCATGGAAAACGACTTGCTCCTGGCTCAAGAAGTAGATGGAGTTGATGTAGTCATCGATGGAGATTCTCATTCCCTTCTTGGGGATTATAGTGAATACGGTCTTTCCTCTCAATATAATCAGTATCCTCAAATTATAGAAAAAGCAGATGGAACGAAAGTTTGCGTAGCTTCTGCCTGGCAATACGCCTACGCCGTAGGAAAATTACACGTTGAGTTTGACAAAAACGGCCATGTTACGGATTGTTCTGGTGTTACCACCATTTTGTTAGGAGATATCTTTAAACAAAAGGACGCTGAAGGAAAGAAGGTAGAAGTGGACGAAGCTACTAGAGCCCACATACTCGACCTTATAGCCCAAAGTGGTGGCAAACTAGAAGTAGTGGCCCCTGACGAAACGGCTCTTGAAGCATTGAGTGAATACATTTCTCAAGTAGAAGAACTTAAAAACAAAGAAATAGGAGAAGCCGCTGAGTTTTTAGGTCATAACCGTATTCCCGGTGACAAGTGGGATGGAGTTAGCTACTTGCCAGAACATGGTAGTGAAATAGCACCTTTGGTGGCCAAGTCTTTTTACGAAAAGGTAAAAGACGCAGACCTCGCTATTCAGAACGCAGGCGGCGTAAGAACTTATATAGACCAAGGCCCCATAACCATAGGCGAAGTCTATACCCTGTTACCCTTTAGCAATACGCTTTTTACTTTAGAGCTTACCGGAGCCGAAATCAAACAAGTGCTTGAAGATGCGCTAGCCAACTTTGAAGATAATGGTGGTTCAACAGGCTCCTTCCCTTACGCTTACGGCATTAGATACAAAATAGACATGTCCCAACCCAAAAATCAGCGTGTTTATGACCTTGAAATAATGAACCGTGAAACCCATGAATGGAGTCCTATAAATCCCGACCAAACCTACAAAGTTGTAACTAATAGCTACATTGCTGCTGGAAAAGACGGTTATTTAACCTTTGGCAAAGTACTTGAAGAAAGAGGCGGAACAGATACTTATTTCGGTTACGCTGAGACTTTTATTGAAATGATAGAAAAGCTCAGCAGTGAAGGAAAAAAGCTTGAAAAACTTCCCCGCGAGGAAATGCCTGTTCAGCGTTTTACTCCAAACACGATGAAGCTCCTAAGCCTCATCTCTGGAAGCAAAGCTAGCAGCGAAATAAACGTCTATGATCCCCAAAGTAAAAGGCTTTTCATCACTAATGGAGATGAAAATTCTCTTGATATTTATGATCTTTCGAATGTAACTGCCCCTAATCTTATAAAAAGCATAGACTTAGCCAACTATGGAGATGGCATAAATTCCGTAGCAGTTAAAAATGGCTTGGTAGCCGTAGCCGAGGAGGTAGTGGATAGCACTGATGATTCTAAACAACTAAAGGGTAAAGTGATCTTTTTTGATACCGAGGGTAATTTTAAGCGCGAAGTCACCGTGGGTTACCTTCCTGATATGATTACCTTTACACCTGATGGTACCAAAGTGCTAGTGGCTAATGAAGGAGAACCAAACGATGCCTATAATTACGATCCAGAAGGTACAGTGGGTATAATAAACCTAACAAATGATTACGCTTATACTGAGCTTGATTTCGGAGGTATAACTTTAACGCCAGCTAAAGATGGTACCCCTGTGCGCCTGGGTGGCACCCCAACCAATGACCAGGCTAAAGACCTTGAACCAGAATATATTGCCGTAGCAGGTGACTACGCCTTCGTTACCCTTCAGGAAAATAACGCTGTGGCTAAAATTGATCTAAACAGTAATTCTATCTCATTAGTAAAATCTTTAGGACGTAAGGATTATACCCCAGGCCATTACACTATTGATATTGAAGAAAATGGAAAGATCGAGATGAAAAACTTTGCCGGTTTATATGGTCTTTACCAGCCAGATGGAATCGCGACTTACGAAGTAAATGGAACATTATTTTTTATTACTGCCAACGAAGGAGACGGAAGAGATTACGACGGCTACTCTGATGAGAAGAAAATAAGTAAACTCAATCTCGATCCCTCCATTGCTTCAAGCTATGAAGAAGATAATGACCTAAAAGTAATGACTGATCTAGGTGATCTTGACAATGATGGTGAATATGAAGAACTCTATGCTTTTGGAGGAAGAAGCTTTAGCATCTGGGATGCAAATGGTGATTTGGTTTGGGATAGTGGCGATGAATTCAGTAGAATTGTAGCTCAAAAAGAGCCCGAACTTTTCAACCACGATGAAGGAGAAATGGACGGCCGCAGTGGAAACAAAGGAGTGGAACCAGAAGGCGTGGTGGTGGGTAAAATTGGTGACAAGTTCTACGCCTTTATCGGCCTTGAGAGGCAATGTTCTATTATGGTTTACGACATTACCAACCCACAAAACCCACAGTTTGTTTATTACCTTCCAGAGTTTAATAAAGGTAATGTAGCCCCAGAAGGCCTCACCTTTGTACCAGCCGAAGAATCTCCAAACGGAAAGCCTCTTCTAATTGTTTCTTTTGAAGAGAGCGGTACTACAGCTATTTATCAAATCAATCTAGGAGAATAA
- a CDS encoding diacylglycerol kinase family protein codes for MEVSDKNRLKKAVLLWNPSAGKNLKEGLLLYALAKQAGLAQAPVKNYQEIEEALLNYSREGKRHFIVSGGDGTISAFITAYLRHLPDQEIALTVLPGGTNNLIAWDVSRPFRQVKIFMNFLKAKKPLILKRRALKVIPGNYYGLFCAAGLLAEGTFFYNVLRKKEGIRGLKNIFKVVRKTFKKGLKREIPLIVETNSLVYFPETAMLTTLNKLFIPLKPFKKVSNCPKIKIGLFPRKIVPFKTLCEEEVRLHTPGIALDGEEIESPANLFKINVTKEITFLKW; via the coding sequence ATGGAAGTATCAGATAAAAATAGGCTAAAAAAAGCCGTCCTTCTATGGAACCCTTCGGCGGGGAAAAACTTAAAAGAAGGGTTACTCCTATATGCCCTGGCCAAACAGGCTGGGCTTGCCCAGGCACCAGTTAAAAATTATCAGGAAATAGAAGAAGCTCTCCTAAACTATAGCCGTGAAGGCAAAAGGCATTTCATAGTTAGTGGGGGAGACGGCACTATTTCGGCTTTTATAACTGCTTATCTTAGACATTTGCCCGATCAAGAGATTGCCTTAACGGTGCTTCCGGGTGGCACCAACAATCTTATTGCCTGGGACGTAAGCCGTCCCTTTAGGCAAGTAAAAATTTTTATGAATTTTTTGAAAGCTAAGAAACCTCTCATTTTAAAGCGCCGGGCCTTAAAAGTTATTCCAGGCAATTACTATGGTCTCTTTTGCGCGGCGGGACTCCTGGCGGAAGGGACTTTTTTTTATAATGTCTTGCGAAAAAAAGAAGGGATTAGAGGGCTTAAAAACATTTTTAAGGTCGTTAGAAAGACTTTTAAAAAAGGCCTCAAACGTGAGATTCCCTTGATTGTAGAGACAAACAGCCTGGTCTATTTTCCCGAAACCGCCATGCTTACCACTCTCAATAAACTTTTCATACCTCTTAAGCCTTTTAAAAAAGTAAGTAATTGCCCTAAAATTAAAATAGGCCTATTTCCGCGGAAAATTGTTCCCTTTAAAACCCTTTGTGAAGAGGAAGTGCGCCTTCACACGCCAGGCATCGCCCT